The following coding sequences lie in one Biomphalaria glabrata chromosome 18, xgBioGlab47.1, whole genome shotgun sequence genomic window:
- the LOC106066407 gene encoding neuroplastin-like: MSGFTLILTFWLSAVIALSFAADPADVIFTFNDKNATLTCNATDNNSYYVGWYHLGQSVTGTRYTVTNLTHVTVLVITSPTREDSGEYVATFLKTGGTQENCTIKYTATPLVLDLAKSKNLEKDQDLDLHCDVKGYPGSVVSWSRDGIDLTNTTSRVTLKNDGIVENAYLHIKSLEYSDEGTYKCTAYSKHFNFSHSKSLVIRVKNPIAWVWPLVGILVEIIVLAVIIFACSKFDKRRLIQTEQNDLYRNEGHGTRNHGAEKTD, from the exons ATCCTGCAGATGTGATCTTTACTTTCAATGACAAAAACGCAACCTTGACATGCAATGCCACAGATAACAACTCATATTATGTTGGTTGGTACCACCTAGGTCAATCAGTAACTGGCACTAGATACACCGTTACCAACTTGACACACGTCACTGTATTGGTGATAACTTCTCCAa ctcgAGAAGATTCCGGAGAGTATGTGGCCACTTTCTTGAAAACTGGAGGCACTCAAGAGAATTGTACCATCAAGTATACAG CTACCCCTCTTGTTCTTGATCTGGCCAAGTCTAAAAATCTTGAGAAGGACCAGGACCTTGACCTTCACTGTGATGTCAAGGGTTACCCTGGGTCAGTGGTGTCCTGGTCAAGAGATGGGATAGACCTGACAAATACCACCAGCCGTGTGACACTAAAGAATGATGGCATAGTTGAGAATGCCTATTTGCATATCAAATCTCTGGAGTACTCAG ATGAAGGCACATACAAGTGCACAGCATACAGTAAACATTTCAACTTTTCACATTCCAAGTCTTTGGTTATCAGAGTCAAAA ATCCCATAGCTTGGGTGTGGCCATTAGTAGGCATCCTCGTTGAGATCATTGTATTGGCCGTCATCATTTTCGCTTGCTCCAAGTTTGACAAAAGAAGGCTGATCCAGACAGAGCAAAATGACTT gtATCGCAATGAAGGACATGGAACAAGGAACCATGGAGCTGAGAAAACTGACTAG